Genomic window (Synechococcus sp. LA31):
AGACCGATGACCCAGGCCCTCTCCGGAGCAGCAATCGCCGCCGTGATCGCCGCGTGTTGGCTGCTGGGGCGGCCACGGCCCAAGATCCTCCGCTCCACCGACGCTTCCGCGGTGGCCGCCCTGAACCGCACCCAAATGGAGCTGGTGCTCGCCCGCGACGAGGGGCCAGCCGTCGATCACCCCATCCCGATAGCTCCGGCACTGCCAACCGCGGCCGACCGGCGCGGCCGCCTGCAGCTACTGGCCGAACTGGAGCGCCAATTCCAGGCGGGTGGCAGCCAACGCCAACAAGCCCTGGCGGTGTGCGCAGCCTGGCGCCACCGGGATGCGCTGCCCCTGATCCGCCGCGGCCTGCGCGACAGCGATCAACAGGTGGCAGCCCTAGCGGCAGAAGCAATGCAGGCCTTCCGCGGCCGCACCGCCGCAGCAACAGCTCAGGTCACACCCGTTAAACCGCCCCGCAATGTTTCCCGCACGCGGTAGATCGGCCGGCCCTGGCTTTCGTGGTAGGTGCGCATCTGCAGCTCCGCCAACAGTCCAAAGCAGAAGAGCTGTACTCCAGCAATCAAAGCCAACACCGCGACGAGCAGCAGCGGACGATCACCGATCTCAGCCCCCATCAGCTTCTCCACCAGCAGATAGGTACTGAGCACAGCCCCCAGCGCGATACCCACGAGGCCGCCAAAACCGAACACATACATCGGCCGGGTGAGGAATCGTTTCATGAACCACACGGTGAGCAGATCCATCAGCACCCGGAACGTGCGGTCGATGCCGTATTTGCTCTGCCCGAACTGGCGGGCGTTGTGGTTCACCTTCACCTCACTGATGCGCGCCCCCTCGATGTAGGCCAGGGCTGGCAGGAAGCGGTGCAGCTCGCCATAGAGGTTCATGTCCTCCACCAGCTCGCGCCGGTAGGCCTTCAGTGAGCAGCCGTAGTCGTGCAGCTTCACCCCGGTGACCCGGGCGATCAGCCGGTTGGCGACCTTGCTAGGCAGAAGACGGCTGACGGCATTGTCCTGGCGCTGATGGCGCCAGCCGCTCACCAAGTCAAAGCCCTGCTCAAGCTGCTCAAGCAGCATCGGGATATCGGCGGGATCATTTTGGAGATCGCCATCGAGCGTGATGATCACGCGGCCGCGACTGGCATCAAAGCCAGCTGACATGGCCGGCGTCTGGCCGTAGTTGCGTCGCAGCAGCACTGCCACCAACTCCGGTGTGGTGGTGCTCAGCTGCCGCAGTACGGCGGCGGTTGCATCGCTGGAGCCGTCGTCGACGAGCACCAACTCAAAGGTGCGACCGAGGGGGCGTAGAGCCTCAAGCAGCTTGGCCACCAAGTGCGGAAGGCTCTCCTCCTCGTTGAAGAGCGGCACCACGATGGAGAGCTCGGGGGCAACGCTTGCGCTCACAGGGTGCAGCTTGGATGGGTGGAACCTAAGCGAGAGAGCTGAAGCGGGTGTTAAGCGGCCAGCAGCCACGCCGCCAGCAAGCCCAG
Coding sequences:
- a CDS encoding glycosyltransferase family 2 protein — encoded protein: MSASVAPELSIVVPLFNEEESLPHLVAKLLEALRPLGRTFELVLVDDGSSDATAAVLRQLSTTTPELVAVLLRRNYGQTPAMSAGFDASRGRVIITLDGDLQNDPADIPMLLEQLEQGFDLVSGWRHQRQDNAVSRLLPSKVANRLIARVTGVKLHDYGCSLKAYRRELVEDMNLYGELHRFLPALAYIEGARISEVKVNHNARQFGQSKYGIDRTFRVLMDLLTVWFMKRFLTRPMYVFGFGGLVGIALGAVLSTYLLVEKLMGAEIGDRPLLLVAVLALIAGVQLFCFGLLAELQMRTYHESQGRPIYRVRETLRGGLTGVT
- a CDS encoding HEAT repeat domain-containing protein, with amino-acid sequence MTQALSGAAIAAVIAACWLLGRPRPKILRSTDASAVAALNRTQMELVLARDEGPAVDHPIPIAPALPTAADRRGRLQLLAELERQFQAGGSQRQQALAVCAAWRHRDALPLIRRGLRDSDQQVAALAAEAMQAFRGRTAAATAQVTPVKPPRNVSRTR